A genomic region of Pseudopipra pipra isolate bDixPip1 chromosome W, bDixPip1.hap1, whole genome shotgun sequence contains the following coding sequences:
- the LOC135404697 gene encoding olfactory receptor 14J1-like, translating into MGCAAQAFFFYFFTSAEFSLLTTMCYDRYVAICKPLHYGTLLGSRACAHMAAAAWASGFLNALLHTANTFSLPLCQGNALGQFFCEIPHILKLSCSHSGYLRELGLIVVSCCLSLGCFVFIVFSYVQIFRAVLRIPSQQGQHKAFSTCLPHLAVVSLFVSTATFSDLKPPSISSTSLDLVVAVLYSVLPPALNPLIYSLRNQELKDALRKMMTRCFSRAITCLFSSAQQSLCNPLLAQPAF; encoded by the coding sequence atgggatgtgctgcacaggcctttttcttttatttcttcacgTCAGCAGaattttccctcctcaccaccatgtgctacgaccgctacgttgccatctgcaaacccctgcactacgggaccctcctgggcagcagagcttgtgcccacatggcagcagctgcctgggcctctgggtttctcaatgctctgttgcacacagccaatacattttccctgcccctgtgccagggcaatgctctgggccagttcttctgtgaaatcccacacatcctcaagctctcctgctcacactcaggctacctcagggaacttGGGCTCATTGTGGTTAGTTGCTGTTTATCacttggttgttttgttttcattgttttctcctatgtgcagatcttcagggctgtgctgaggatcccctctcagcagggacagcacaaagccttttccacgtgcctccctcacctggccgtggtctccctgtttgtcagcactgcaaCATTTTCcgacctgaagcccccctccatctcctccacaTCCCTGGACCTTGTGGtggcagttctgtactcagtattacctccagcactgaaccccctcatctatagcctcaggaaccaggagctcaaggatgccctgagaaaaatgatgactagATGCTTTTCAAGAGCAATAACCTGCCTGTTTTCTTCTGCACAACAGTCATTGTGTAACCCTTTActggcccagcctgccttctaa